One Micromonospora eburnea genomic region harbors:
- the otsB gene encoding trehalose-phosphatase produces the protein MPPLNLGKQQPKTPLDAERAWRATAARAADVVLFFDFDGTLAPVGDDPTAVRPAPKVLTALEALAPHVRRIAIVSARPVEFLRDRLGGLAGIDLYGLYGLEHSHSGGETVTEPAALPWVPTMSELAEQARAELPPGALVEFKRLSVALHWRTAPQLGDLVQEWGRARAERLGLRCQAGRMVLELKPPVDRDKGMVIDEVVRDAGGAWYFGDDVSDIKAFAAVRARGAADPDFVGVCVAVANPETGHEVADAADLTLDSPAALADFLTTALPHLR, from the coding sequence GTGCCGCCGTTGAATCTGGGCAAGCAGCAGCCGAAGACCCCGTTGGACGCCGAGCGCGCCTGGCGTGCCACCGCAGCCCGCGCCGCCGACGTGGTGCTCTTCTTCGACTTCGACGGCACCCTGGCGCCGGTCGGCGACGACCCCACCGCGGTCCGGCCCGCCCCGAAGGTGCTCACCGCGCTGGAGGCGCTCGCCCCACACGTACGCCGGATCGCCATCGTCTCCGCGCGCCCGGTGGAGTTCCTCCGCGACCGCCTCGGCGGCCTCGCCGGCATCGACCTGTACGGGCTCTACGGCCTGGAGCACAGCCACTCCGGCGGCGAGACCGTCACCGAGCCGGCCGCGCTGCCCTGGGTGCCCACCATGTCCGAGCTGGCCGAGCAGGCCCGGGCCGAGCTGCCGCCCGGCGCGCTGGTGGAGTTCAAGCGCCTCTCCGTCGCCCTGCACTGGCGGACCGCCCCGCAGCTCGGCGACCTGGTCCAGGAGTGGGGCCGGGCCCGCGCGGAGCGGCTGGGCCTGCGCTGCCAGGCCGGGCGGATGGTGCTGGAGCTGAAGCCCCCGGTCGACCGGGACAAGGGCATGGTCATCGACGAGGTGGTACGGGACGCCGGCGGCGCCTGGTACTTCGGCGACGACGTCTCCGACATCAAGGCCTTCGCCGCGGTGCGCGCCCGGGGGGCCGCCGACCCGGACTTCGTCGGCGTCTGTGTCGCCGTCGCCAACCCGGAGACCGGTCACGAGGTCGCCGACGCCGCCGACCTCACCCTCGACTCCCCCGCCGCCCTGGCCGACTTCCTGACCACCGCCCTCCCCCACCTCCGCTGA
- a CDS encoding XRE family transcriptional regulator, with the protein MTETANARKIAFATFVRRALADARTMRAWSGTEVSRRTGVSRQTINRWVRGDWASDPEAERVVAFCEGLGLNPAAAFTALGWDRATAPRTAAPTPPMDPDVEALLRRLVDPSVSDAEKFHIRETIRYLAYRPTLPGDIGNSGKEAG; encoded by the coding sequence GTGACCGAGACCGCCAACGCACGGAAGATCGCCTTCGCCACCTTCGTCCGCCGCGCGCTGGCCGACGCCCGCACCATGCGGGCCTGGAGCGGCACCGAGGTCTCCCGACGCACCGGCGTCTCCCGCCAGACCATCAACCGCTGGGTACGCGGCGACTGGGCCAGCGATCCCGAGGCGGAGCGGGTGGTCGCCTTCTGCGAGGGCCTGGGCCTCAACCCGGCCGCGGCGTTCACCGCCCTGGGCTGGGACCGGGCCACCGCCCCGCGTACCGCCGCGCCCACCCCGCCGATGGACCCGGACGTCGAGGCGTTGCTGCGTCGACTGGTGGATCCGAGCGTCTCGGACGCGGAGAAGTTCCACATCCGGGAGACCATCCGATATCTCGCTTATCGACCGACTCTTCCAGGAGATATCGGAAATAGCGGTAAAGAGGCCGGCTAG
- a CDS encoding PhoH family protein yields MTTRRTRAGADQNPAATATTRRTTRSRRAASAGTEEPRPSGPAYVLDTSVLLSDPAAFHRFAEHEVVLPLVVISELEGKRHHPELGWFARQSLRILDELRVKHGRLDRPVPANDQGGTLRVELNHTDDGVLPPGFRTDSNDARILSVALNLAADGREVTLVSKDMPLRVKAASVGLRADEYRHGQASDPTWTGMAELQLAEEDIARLYAGETLDVDEAAGLPCHTGLVLHSTRGSALGRVLPDKTVRLVRGDREAFGVHGRSAEQRIALDLLLDESIGIVSLGGRAGTGKSALALCAGLEAVMERRRHKKVIVFRPLYAVGGQELGYLPGSESEKMSPWAQAVFDTLGAVVHENVLEEVTSRGLLEVLPLTHIRGRSLHDAFVIVDEAQSLERGVLLTVLSRIGQGSRVVLTHDVAQRDNLRVGRHDGVTAVIEALKGHPLFAHVTLTRSERSPIAAMVTDLLEDTPL; encoded by the coding sequence GTGACGACTCGCCGTACCCGAGCCGGTGCCGACCAGAACCCGGCCGCGACTGCCACGACCCGCCGGACCACCCGCAGCCGCCGCGCCGCGTCCGCCGGCACCGAGGAGCCTCGACCATCCGGCCCGGCCTACGTGCTGGACACCTCGGTCCTCCTCTCCGACCCCGCGGCGTTCCACCGCTTCGCCGAGCACGAGGTGGTACTGCCGCTGGTGGTCATCTCCGAGCTGGAGGGCAAGCGGCACCACCCCGAGCTGGGCTGGTTCGCCCGTCAGTCACTGCGCATCCTGGACGAGCTGCGGGTGAAGCACGGCCGACTGGACCGCCCGGTGCCCGCCAACGACCAGGGCGGCACCCTGCGGGTGGAGCTGAACCACACCGACGACGGGGTGCTGCCGCCCGGCTTCCGCACCGACTCGAACGACGCCCGGATCCTCTCCGTGGCGCTCAACCTGGCTGCCGACGGGCGCGAGGTCACCCTGGTCAGCAAGGACATGCCGCTGCGGGTGAAGGCGGCGTCGGTCGGCCTGCGGGCCGACGAGTACCGGCACGGCCAGGCCAGCGACCCGACCTGGACCGGCATGGCCGAGCTGCAACTGGCCGAGGAGGACATCGCCCGGCTGTACGCGGGGGAGACGCTGGACGTCGACGAGGCCGCCGGCCTGCCCTGCCACACCGGGCTGGTGCTGCACTCGACGCGCGGCTCGGCGCTCGGCCGGGTGCTGCCCGACAAGACCGTACGGCTGGTCCGCGGCGACCGGGAGGCGTTCGGCGTGCACGGCCGGTCGGCGGAGCAGCGGATCGCGCTGGACCTGCTGCTGGACGAGTCGATCGGCATCGTCTCGCTGGGCGGCCGGGCCGGCACCGGCAAGTCCGCGCTGGCGCTCTGTGCCGGCCTGGAGGCGGTGATGGAGCGCCGCCGGCACAAGAAGGTGATCGTCTTCCGCCCGCTCTACGCCGTCGGCGGCCAGGAACTCGGCTACCTGCCCGGCTCGGAGTCGGAGAAGATGTCGCCGTGGGCCCAGGCGGTCTTCGACACCCTCGGCGCGGTGGTGCACGAGAACGTGCTGGAGGAGGTCACCTCCCGTGGCCTGCTGGAGGTCCTGCCGCTGACCCACATCCGTGGCCGCAGCCTGCACGACGCCTTCGTCATCGTCGACGAGGCGCAGTCGCTGGAGCGGGGCGTCCTGCTCACCGTCCTGTCCCGGATCGGGCAGGGGTCACGGGTGGTGCTGACCCACGACGTCGCCCAGCGGGACAACCTGCGGGTGGGTCGGCATGACGGGGTGACCGCGGTGATCGAGGCGCTGAAGGGCCATCCCCTCTTCGCGCACGTCACCCTCACCCGTTCGGAGCGTTCTCCGATCGCCGCCATGGTCACTGATTTGTTGGAGGACACCCCGCTCTGA
- a CDS encoding lytic transglycosylase domain-containing protein: MSRLWSRFGARTAAVALLSVGVAGGYYLGEDRQTQQQGLTAQVGLQVDQAEYAYQRDLQAGQRVESARQRAAEYQAKLRAAAAAKDAAERARKAEEAAATRKRDRLAAEAAAKAAKPYDGPIPSSCNEYSGNRQIGCAIMLGEGFGIDQFPCLDKLWTKESGWNHKALNSGSGAYGIPQARPGSKMGTVADDWKTNPATQIKWGLGYIKGRYDTPCGAWQHSQNSGWY, translated from the coding sequence GTGAGTCGGCTGTGGAGCCGGTTCGGCGCCCGCACGGCCGCTGTCGCGCTGCTCTCCGTGGGCGTTGCCGGCGGCTACTACCTGGGCGAAGACCGACAGACCCAGCAACAGGGCCTGACCGCGCAGGTCGGCCTGCAGGTCGACCAGGCGGAGTACGCGTACCAGCGTGACCTGCAGGCCGGCCAGCGCGTGGAGTCGGCCCGGCAGCGGGCCGCCGAGTACCAGGCGAAGCTGCGCGCCGCGGCGGCGGCAAAGGATGCCGCTGAGCGGGCCCGCAAGGCCGAGGAGGCGGCCGCCACGCGCAAGCGGGATCGGTTGGCGGCCGAGGCCGCGGCCAAGGCGGCCAAGCCGTACGACGGCCCGATCCCGAGCTCCTGCAACGAGTACAGCGGCAACCGGCAGATCGGCTGCGCGATCATGCTGGGCGAGGGCTTCGGTATCGACCAGTTCCCGTGCCTGGACAAGCTCTGGACCAAGGAGAGCGGCTGGAACCACAAGGCCCTCAACTCGGGGTCCGGGGCGTACGGGATCCCGCAGGCCAGGCCCGGCAGCAAGATGGGCACGGTCGCGGACGACTGGAAGACCAACCCGGCCACCCAGATCAAGTGGGGCCTCGGCTACATCAAGGGCCGGTACGACACCCCGTGCGGCGCCTGGCAGCACTCGCAGAACAGCGGCTGGTACTGA
- a CDS encoding rhomboid family intramembrane serine protease, which translates to MGGDPHRFGSEAFYAALGRAFVAMCAVVPVLFLVEALDAGLRLDLDVAAGIIPHRIQGLDGVFFSPFLHADFNHLYSNSIPLILLGTFVLAAGTRRFLWSTMVIILVSGLGVWFTGSPNSVVVGASGVIFGYLGILLTRGIVERSWWNFAVVLLVGLLYGWQLIGILPTDERISWQGHLFGLLGGIVAAILFRRRPELSASERPGSPTATLG; encoded by the coding sequence ATGGGCGGCGATCCCCACCGGTTCGGCAGTGAGGCGTTCTACGCCGCACTGGGCCGGGCCTTCGTCGCGATGTGCGCCGTCGTACCGGTGCTGTTCCTCGTCGAGGCGCTCGACGCCGGCCTGCGCCTCGACCTGGACGTGGCCGCCGGGATCATCCCGCACCGGATCCAGGGGCTCGACGGGGTGTTCTTCTCGCCCTTCCTGCACGCCGACTTCAACCACCTCTACAGCAACAGCATCCCGCTGATCCTGCTCGGCACCTTCGTCCTGGCCGCCGGCACCCGCCGCTTCCTCTGGTCGACCATGGTGATCATCCTCGTCAGCGGGCTGGGGGTGTGGTTCACCGGCTCGCCCAACTCGGTGGTGGTCGGCGCGAGCGGGGTCATCTTCGGCTACCTCGGCATCCTGCTCACCCGGGGCATCGTCGAACGGAGCTGGTGGAACTTCGCCGTGGTGCTGCTGGTCGGCCTGCTCTACGGGTGGCAGCTGATCGGCATCCTGCCCACCGACGAGCGCATCTCCTGGCAGGGGCACCTCTTCGGGCTGCTCGGCGGGATCGTGGCGGCGATCCTGTTCCGCCGCCGGCCGGAGCTGTCGGCGTCGGAGCGGCCCGGGTCGCCGACCGCCACCCTGGGCTGA
- a CDS encoding NAD(P)/FAD-dependent oxidoreductase: MREVDVAVIGAGPSGLFAAYYAGFRGLSVAVIDALPEPGGQVTAMYPEKLILDVAGFPAIKGRELVANLVAQAAPFHPEYLLGTRAEKLAYLDGRPVLGLAGGEQLHCGAVLVTGGLGSFTPRPLPVADGFLGAGIVYFVPQPAELAGQDVLIVGGGDSAFDWAVTLQPIARSVTLVHRREKFRAHASTVARVRSLPVRVVVNAEVTRLYGEDQVTGAELTVRGCAVEKVPASSVVAALGFTADLGPLAEWGLTLDRRHIVVDSTMATNLPRVFAAGDITEYPGKVRLIATGFGEAATAVNNAAVAIDPTAHLFPGHSSDGG; encoded by the coding sequence ATGCGCGAGGTCGATGTCGCCGTGATCGGCGCCGGTCCGTCCGGGCTCTTCGCCGCCTACTACGCCGGGTTTCGCGGGCTCTCGGTGGCGGTGATCGACGCGCTGCCCGAACCGGGCGGCCAGGTGACCGCCATGTACCCGGAGAAGCTCATCCTCGACGTCGCCGGATTTCCCGCGATCAAGGGCCGGGAGCTGGTGGCGAACCTGGTCGCGCAGGCCGCCCCGTTCCACCCCGAGTACCTGCTCGGCACCCGGGCCGAGAAGCTCGCCTACCTCGACGGGCGGCCGGTGCTCGGGCTCGCCGGGGGCGAGCAGCTGCACTGCGGGGCGGTGCTGGTGACCGGCGGGCTGGGCAGCTTCACGCCCCGGCCGCTGCCGGTGGCCGATGGTTTCCTGGGCGCCGGGATCGTCTACTTCGTGCCGCAGCCGGCCGAGCTGGCCGGCCAGGACGTGCTCATCGTGGGCGGCGGGGACTCGGCCTTCGACTGGGCGGTCACGCTCCAGCCGATCGCCCGGTCGGTGACCCTGGTGCACCGGCGGGAGAAGTTCCGCGCCCACGCCTCGACCGTCGCCCGGGTGCGGTCGCTGCCCGTGCGCGTGGTGGTCAACGCCGAGGTGACCCGGCTGTACGGCGAGGACCAGGTCACCGGCGCCGAGCTGACCGTACGCGGCTGCGCGGTGGAGAAGGTGCCGGCGAGCAGCGTGGTCGCCGCACTCGGCTTCACCGCCGACCTCGGGCCGCTCGCCGAGTGGGGGCTGACCCTGGACCGGCGGCACATCGTGGTGGACAGCACCATGGCCACCAACCTGCCCCGGGTCTTCGCCGCCGGGGACATCACCGAGTACCCGGGCAAGGTCCGGCTGATCGCCACCGGCTTCGGCGAGGCCGCCACGGCGGTGAACAACGCGGCCGTCGCGATCGACCCGACCGCCCACCTCTTCCCCGGGCACTCCTCCGACGGCGGCTGA
- a CDS encoding TetR/AcrR family transcriptional regulator codes for MVAPSLRARVRAGMIDEIKAVARRHLATDGANLSLRAVARDMGMVSSAIYRYFPSRDDLLTALILEAYDALGDAVEAADTGADRADLRGRWHAVCRAARDWALAHPAEYALLYGSPVPGYAAPEDTVAPASRPPLILVGILRDGLADGRLSPPDENLPEPVRADLAELAAGFVPGLPEALLARGMAGWTQLFGLISFELFGRLKPLVPHRDEYFDHQTALMADLIGLP; via the coding sequence ATGGTCGCTCCCTCGCTCCGCGCCCGGGTCCGCGCCGGGATGATCGACGAGATCAAGGCGGTGGCCCGCCGCCACCTCGCCACCGACGGCGCGAACCTCTCGCTGCGCGCGGTCGCCCGCGACATGGGCATGGTCTCCTCCGCGATCTACCGTTACTTCCCCAGCCGGGACGACCTGCTCACCGCGCTGATCCTGGAGGCGTACGACGCGCTCGGCGACGCGGTGGAGGCGGCCGACACCGGCGCCGACCGGGCCGACCTGCGCGGGCGCTGGCACGCGGTGTGCCGGGCCGCCCGAGACTGGGCACTGGCCCACCCCGCCGAGTACGCGCTGCTCTACGGCAGCCCCGTCCCCGGGTACGCGGCCCCGGAGGACACCGTCGCGCCGGCGTCGCGGCCCCCGCTGATCCTGGTCGGCATCCTGCGCGACGGTCTCGCCGACGGCCGGCTCAGCCCGCCCGACGAAAACCTGCCCGAGCCGGTCCGCGCCGACCTCGCGGAGCTGGCCGCCGGATTCGTCCCCGGGCTGCCCGAGGCGCTGCTGGCCCGGGGGATGGCCGGCTGGACCCAGCTCTTCGGGCTGATCAGCTTCGAGCTGTTCGGCCGGCTGAAGCCGCTCGTCCCGCATCGCGACGAGTACTTCGACCACCAGACCGCCCTGATGGCTGACCTGATCGGCCTCCCCTGA
- a CDS encoding NAD-dependent epimerase/dehydratase family protein — protein sequence MALHVIVGAGPVGTATARLLAERGDRVRVVTRRGTGPEHPAVERVAADAADSARLTTLTEGAVALYNCANPAYHRWPVDWPPLAAALLTAAERTGAVLATVANLYGYGPVDAPMTEATPLAATGTKGRVRNRMWADTLAAHQAGRIRMTEVRGSDYLGVGGTGLAMMVLPRVLAGRRVFLPVDWDAPHTWTYIPDVARTLVAAATDERAWGRAWHVPSAPAVPMRDLAARAAALVGAPAPKLTRMPYPVLWLGGLADPMARELRETAHQFARPFVMDSTAATATLGIEPTPLDQAIKEIVAGLRR from the coding sequence ATGGCCCTGCACGTGATCGTCGGCGCCGGACCCGTCGGCACCGCCACCGCCCGCCTGCTCGCCGAGCGCGGCGACCGGGTGCGGGTGGTGACCCGCCGTGGCACCGGACCCGAGCACCCGGCCGTCGAGCGGGTCGCCGCCGACGCCGCCGACTCCGCCCGGCTCACCACGTTGACCGAGGGTGCGGTGGCCCTGTACAACTGCGCCAACCCGGCGTACCACCGGTGGCCGGTCGACTGGCCGCCGCTGGCCGCCGCGCTGCTCACCGCCGCCGAGCGGACCGGCGCGGTGCTCGCGACCGTCGCCAACCTCTACGGGTACGGGCCGGTCGACGCCCCGATGACCGAGGCGACCCCGCTCGCCGCGACCGGCACCAAGGGGCGGGTACGGAACCGGATGTGGGCCGACACGCTCGCCGCGCACCAGGCCGGCCGGATCCGCATGACCGAGGTACGCGGCTCCGACTACCTCGGCGTCGGCGGCACCGGGCTGGCGATGATGGTGCTTCCCCGGGTGCTCGCCGGGCGGCGGGTGTTCCTGCCGGTCGACTGGGACGCCCCGCACACCTGGACGTACATCCCGGATGTCGCCCGTACCCTGGTCGCCGCCGCGACCGACGAGCGGGCCTGGGGACGGGCCTGGCACGTGCCCAGCGCGCCCGCCGTGCCGATGCGGGACCTGGCCGCCCGCGCGGCGGCCCTGGTCGGCGCGCCGGCGCCGAAGCTGACCCGGATGCCCTACCCGGTGCTCTGGCTCGGCGGACTCGCCGACCCGATGGCCCGTGAGCTGCGGGAAACCGCCCACCAGTTCGCCCGGCCGTTCGTGATGGACTCGACCGCCGCCACCGCCACCCTCGGCATCGAGCCGACGCCGCTGGACCAGGCGATCAAGGAGATCGTGGCGGGGCTGCGCCGTTGA
- a CDS encoding DMT family transporter, with protein sequence MTATATATPPTLPTGRRVAGVGLATASGVAVAVQSRINGELGVRLADGIAAAVVSFGLGLLVLLVLVPATPGGRRGLAALRAALREGSLRPWQCLGGLCGAFLVATQGLTIGTLGVAVFTVAVVAGQSGSSLLVDRAGIGPTGRQPVTPNRLVGAVLTVLAVLLAVSGRLGDPRALALALLPMAAGVGIAWQQAVNGRVRGAAGSAMTATLVNFAVGTVALLATLAVEVAVRGRPAGGFPSEPWLYLGGPIGIVFIALAAAIVRFTGVLLLGLATIAGQIVGAVLLDTVLPTAASHPGPATLLGAALTLVAVLIAALRS encoded by the coding sequence GTGACCGCGACCGCGACGGCGACACCCCCCACGCTGCCGACGGGGCGGCGGGTCGCCGGCGTCGGGCTGGCCACCGCCTCAGGGGTCGCGGTGGCCGTCCAGTCCCGGATCAACGGCGAGTTGGGCGTACGACTGGCCGACGGGATCGCCGCCGCGGTGGTCTCGTTCGGCCTGGGCCTGCTGGTGCTGCTGGTGCTGGTCCCCGCCACCCCGGGCGGCCGGCGTGGCCTGGCCGCCCTCCGGGCGGCGCTGCGCGAGGGCTCGCTGCGGCCGTGGCAGTGCCTCGGCGGGTTGTGCGGCGCCTTCCTGGTCGCCACCCAGGGGCTGACCATCGGCACGTTGGGCGTGGCCGTGTTCACCGTCGCCGTGGTGGCCGGGCAGTCCGGCAGCAGCCTGCTGGTCGACCGGGCCGGCATCGGCCCGACCGGGCGGCAACCGGTCACCCCGAACCGCCTGGTCGGCGCGGTGCTGACGGTGCTGGCCGTGCTGCTGGCGGTGAGCGGCCGGCTCGGCGACCCGAGGGCCCTGGCGCTGGCCCTGCTGCCGATGGCGGCCGGGGTGGGCATCGCCTGGCAGCAGGCGGTGAACGGTCGGGTACGGGGCGCGGCTGGCAGCGCGATGACCGCCACCCTGGTCAACTTCGCCGTCGGCACGGTGGCACTGCTCGCCACCCTCGCCGTGGAGGTGGCGGTCCGGGGCCGCCCGGCCGGTGGCTTCCCGAGCGAGCCATGGCTCTATCTGGGCGGCCCGATCGGCATCGTGTTCATCGCGCTGGCCGCCGCGATCGTCCGCTTCACCGGGGTGCTGCTGCTCGGTCTGGCCACCATCGCCGGGCAGATCGTCGGGGCCGTCCTGCTGGACACGGTGCTGCCGACCGCTGCCTCGCACCCCGGGCCGGCCACCCTGCTCGGCGCGGCGCTGACCCTGGTCGCGGTCCTCATCGCGGCGCTCCGCTCGTAA
- the glpX gene encoding class II fructose-bisphosphatase, with protein sequence MTTTGTRTPQNLDRNLALDLVRVTEAAAMAAGRWVGRGDKEGGDGAAVDAMRKLINSIPMRGVVVIGEGEKDNAPMLFNGEEVGDGSGPEVDVAVDPIDGTTLMSKGMPNALAVLAVAERGAMFDPSAVFYMEKLAVGPMYADAVDINAGVAENLRRIAKIKGTDVAEVTVCVLDRSRHDDLVKQIRRTGAGIRFISDGDIAGAIAAARGESDVDVLMGIGGTPEGITAACALKCMGGMMQAKLWPRDAEEREKALAAGHDLDRVLFTDDLVTGDNCFFVATGVTSGDLLRGVRYRAGGAYTQSIVMRSKSGTIRVIDSYHRLEKLALYSAVDFDGRPLAEQE encoded by the coding sequence ATGACAACCACCGGGACGCGGACGCCACAGAATCTCGACCGTAACCTCGCCCTCGACCTGGTCCGGGTCACCGAGGCCGCAGCGATGGCCGCCGGCCGCTGGGTCGGTCGGGGCGACAAGGAGGGCGGCGACGGGGCAGCTGTCGACGCCATGCGCAAGCTGATCAACTCGATCCCGATGCGCGGTGTCGTGGTGATCGGCGAGGGCGAGAAGGACAACGCCCCGATGCTCTTCAACGGCGAGGAGGTCGGTGACGGGAGCGGTCCCGAGGTGGACGTGGCGGTCGACCCGATCGACGGCACCACGCTGATGAGCAAGGGCATGCCGAACGCTCTCGCGGTGCTCGCGGTGGCCGAGCGCGGCGCGATGTTCGACCCGAGCGCCGTCTTCTACATGGAGAAGCTCGCCGTCGGCCCGATGTACGCCGACGCGGTCGACATCAACGCCGGGGTGGCCGAGAACCTCCGCCGGATCGCCAAGATCAAGGGAACCGATGTCGCCGAGGTGACGGTCTGCGTGCTGGACCGGTCCCGGCACGACGACCTGGTGAAGCAGATCCGGCGTACCGGGGCGGGCATTCGGTTCATCTCGGACGGCGACATCGCCGGCGCCATCGCGGCGGCCCGCGGCGAGTCCGACGTCGACGTGCTGATGGGCATCGGCGGCACCCCGGAGGGCATCACGGCCGCCTGCGCCCTCAAGTGCATGGGCGGGATGATGCAGGCCAAGCTCTGGCCGAGGGACGCCGAGGAGCGGGAGAAGGCGCTGGCGGCCGGACATGACCTGGACCGGGTGCTGTTCACCGACGACCTGGTCACCGGGGACAACTGCTTCTTCGTGGCCACCGGGGTCACCTCCGGCGACCTGCTGCGCGGCGTGCGCTACCGGGCCGGCGGGGCGTACACCCAGTCGATCGTGATGCGCTCCAAGAGCGGCACGATCCGGGTGATCGACTCGTACCACCGGTTGGAGAAGCTCGCCCTCTACTCGGCGGTCGACTTCGACGGCCGGCCCCTGGCCGAGCAGGAGTGA
- a CDS encoding DUF4245 domain-containing protein — MEAAQPADRVPADATSPDGRPPVRATAGPALEAGKPAPVESAAAPAPVAGSGEPAVIEPADVPARGEAGRHPASPVGGGRSRSERSPKDMALSLLVLLVPIALLLAFYRGFLGGEQPTTVDPTTAIEQAREEAAFPVSQPTGLGSDWRTVSARYRAEPGGATLRIGYLTPAGRGAQLVESNVPADKLLPAELSGGQPQGPAALPGGSWQRYTARSNEQALVLLEPTRTVIVIGDAGENELRALATALR; from the coding sequence GTGGAAGCCGCACAGCCTGCCGACCGCGTACCCGCCGACGCCACCTCGCCGGATGGCCGGCCGCCCGTCCGGGCGACCGCCGGGCCGGCACTGGAGGCCGGGAAACCGGCGCCGGTCGAATCGGCGGCCGCCCCCGCGCCGGTGGCCGGTTCGGGCGAGCCGGCCGTGATCGAGCCGGCCGACGTGCCGGCCCGGGGCGAGGCGGGCCGCCACCCGGCGTCGCCCGTCGGCGGGGGCCGGTCGCGCTCCGAGCGGTCGCCGAAGGACATGGCGCTCTCGCTGCTGGTGCTGCTGGTCCCGATCGCGCTGCTGCTCGCCTTCTACCGGGGGTTCCTCGGTGGCGAGCAGCCGACCACCGTTGACCCGACGACCGCCATCGAGCAGGCCCGGGAGGAGGCCGCCTTCCCGGTCAGCCAGCCCACGGGGCTGGGCTCGGACTGGCGTACGGTGAGCGCCCGTTACCGGGCCGAGCCGGGCGGGGCGACGCTGCGGATCGGCTACCTGACCCCGGCGGGACGCGGAGCGCAGCTCGTGGAGAGCAACGTGCCCGCAGACAAGCTGCTCCCGGCCGAGCTGAGCGGCGGCCAGCCGCAGGGCCCGGCCGCCCTGCCCGGCGGAAGCTGGCAGCGTTACACCGCCCGCAGCAACGAGCAGGCTCTCGTCCTGCTGGAGCCGACCCGCACAGTGATCGTGATCGGTGACGCCGGGGAGAACGAGCTGCGTGCGCTGGCTACCGCGCTGCGCTGA